The following nucleotide sequence is from Streptomyces leeuwenhoekii.
GGTGGGTAGGCGAACCGATTCGGCGGGGTCCCGCGATGTGGACGGGAGCGGGGCGGATGGGGCGCGGGGCGGATGGGGCGCGGCGCGGACGGGGCGGGAACGAGCGGGCGGGGCGCGGGGGGCGCGGACGGGGCGGGGCTCGGGCACGCGAGGAGGGCCGAGGCGGGGCGCGGACTGCCGAGGCGGGGCGCGAACGGGACGCGGACGACCGAGGCGCGGGCGGCGGGGGTGGCCGAGGCGGGGCACGGCGGGGGCGGCGCGGACGGGCGAGGCGCGACGCGGGGGGCGCGGGGCACGGACGGTGGTGCGGGCAGGACGCGGCGCGGGGGCGCGGGGGCGGACGGCCGAGGCGCGACGCGGCGGGGGCGGACGGCCGAGGCGCTGGGGAGTGACCCGTCGCCGGCGCTACTGCCCCACTACCCCGCGCGTTCGGACGCCTGCGGGGAGGACTCGGCCTCGCCGGCCACCCCTGGCGCTCCCTCGACCACGGAGCCGCTCCCCTCGTCGTCGGCGGCGGCGTCACCGCTCTCCGAACTGTCCGGGCTCCCCCGCCGCACCTTACGCTCCACCAGTTGCCTCACCAGCCCCACGAGCTCACTCGGCTCGAACGGCTTGGAGAGGAAGGCGTCGACGTCCGCCCCGAGGCCGGCGTCGACCTCGTGCTGCGCGGAGGCACTGACGATGGCGACGGGCAGATCACGCGTCCGCGGATCGGCACGCAGCCGCGCCGCGGTGGTGAGCCCGTCCAGCCGCGGCATGACGACGTCCAGGGTGACGGCATCGGGTCTCACCTGATGCACGACTT
It contains:
- a CDS encoding response regulator, which gives rise to MSGASGRVLVVDDNKVIRQLIRVNLELEGFEVVTAADGAECLEVVHQVRPDAVTLDVVMPRLDGLTTAARLRADPRTRDLPVAIVSASAQHEVDAGLGADVDAFLSKPFEPSELVGLVRQLVERKVRRGSPDSSESGDAAADDEGSGSVVEGAPGVAGEAESSPQASERAG